From the genome of Streptomyces sp. JH34:
CCGTCATGCTGCTGGCCGGCATCCTGCTGCCGATGGACCTGGCGCCGAAGTGGCTGGACTACCTGTCCCACCTCAACCCCCTGCGCTACATCGTGGACGCCATCCGGGACCTGTTCGCCGACCAGTTCGCCACCAGGGCGGTCCTGGAGGGAACGTGCGTCGCGGTCGTGCTCGCCGTGGTCTGCGTCGCCCTCGGCATCCGGACCTTCTCCAAGGAGAACGCCTGACACGCGGTAGCACCCACGGACAAGGGCGGAGGGGCGTCCCGCGCGAGCGGGACGCCCCTCCGCCGTGGTGCGGGAGGACCGGCGGGACCCGGCCGGGGGCCGCGACCGCGGCCGGGCGGCAGGACGGACTGCCCGCCTCCTTCAGGCTCGGCCTGTGAGATAGAGGTAGCCCTCCTCGTCCAGCCGGCCCCGGTCGCCGGAGTGCAGCCAGCCTCCTCGCAGGACCCGGGCCGTCTCGGCCGGTTCGCGCCAGTAGCCGCTCATCATGTGCGGAGCGCGCAGCCAGACCTCGCCGCACACGCCGCGGGGAAGCGGCTCGCCCCGGGGCCCGCGGATCCGGATCTCCACCTCGGGCAGCGCCCGTCCGACGGACCGCAGCAGCTCCGGCCGGCTCGTCGAGGCGGCCAGATGGTCCTCCTGCCGCAGGAGGGTGATGGCCCGGATCTCGCTGCTGAGGTAGTTCTGTGTCAGGACCGGACCGAAGACCTCGATCGCCCGCCGCACGGTATCGGCCGGGACAGGCGCGTTGCCGTACGGCACATAGCGCAGGCTCGACAGGTCCGTCCGGCCGACGTCCGGGTGGGCGAGCAGCCGCTGCAGGTGTTCGGACAGCAGGTACATGCTGGTGATCCGCTCGGCCTCGACGGTGGCGAGCACCCGGCCCGGGTCGAAGTCGTCCATGAGCAGGGCGGTGCAGCCCTGCCTGAGGAGCATGAGCGCGACCTCCCCCGCGTTCCCCGCCAGCGGGCTGACCGCCAGGGTGGTGATCCCGGCCGGAAAATCGCCGAGTGCGCCCTCCTCCGGGCGGCGCCAGTTGACGTCCATCGCGGAGAACCGGTGGACGGCGCCCCGCCGGGGGCCCGTCGTACCGTGCGAATGGACCAGCAGGGCGATGTCCTCCTCCCGGGCACGCGGCGCCAACGGCTCCCCGGACTCCTCGGCGGCCTGGGCCAGCAGGTCGCACCCCGCCTCCGGCACACCCAGCGTCAGCGTCCCGGGGACCGGCTCCCCCAGCACCTCGGCGCCCCGCCGGTCCACCAGGAAGACCGCAGGCCGTGTGGCGGCGAGGATCCCGCGCCAGCCCGTCACATCTCCCGGCACGTTGACGTTGAGCGCGGTGAAGCGGCTGCCCAGCAGGTGGGCGGCCAGCCGCAGGGAAACCATCTCCGGCGAGTTGGCCGTGAGGCACACGATGCCCTCATGGCGGCTGTGCCCCATCCGCTCCAGCGCGCGGGCGATCCGGTAGCTCTGGGCCAGCAGCTCGTCGAACGTCACCTGCCGCTTCCCCGCCCGCAGCGCGATCCGGCCGGACCACCGGTGGAGCCCGGTGAAGAGCTCGGTCACATAGTGGGCAGGCGGCCTGGCACGCAGCCGGTCCTCCAGGGCACCGGTATCGGTCAGCTCACGCATCGGCCGCCCCGTACTCCGCTACCGGGCCGAGCACCTCGTCGATCCGCTCCACCAGGCCGGGGGCGAGTTCCACCCCGGAGGCCGCGGCGTTCTCCCTCACCTGCTCCGGCCGGGACGCCCCGATGACGGCGCCCGCCACGCCCGGCTGCCGCAGCACCCAGGCGATGGCGAGCTGCGGGAGCGTCAGCCCCGCCTCCGAGGCCGGCCCCGCCAGCCGCTGGACCCGCTCGAGTACGTCGTCCACGAGGAAGCGCCGCATGAACTTGGCACGGCCGCCGACCAGCTCGGCACCGCCCCGCGAGTCCTCGGGTGCCGGCTTTCCGGGCAGGTACTTTCCGCTCAGCACCCCCTGGGCGAGGGTGAAGTAGGGCACCACCCCGATGCCCAGGCGCTCACAGGCGGGCATCACCCGCGCCTCGGGCTCACGCCAGAGCGCCGAGTACTGGGGCATGTTGTAGACGAGGTGGACACCCAGCTCCTTCGCCAGTGCCGCCGCCTCGCCGATCTGCTCGGGGGTCCATTCCGAGACCCCCATGTAGAGGACCTTGCCGGCGCGCACCAGGTCCGCGAAGGCGAGCATGGTCTCTTCCAGCGGGGTGTTCGGGTCGTAGCGGTGGGCCGTGTAGAGGTCGACGTAGTCGGTGCCCAGCCGCCGCAACGAGGCTTCGAGGCCTTCGCGGACGTGTTTTCGGGAGAGTCCCGAGCCGTTCGGCCCGTTACCCGCCGGGAAGAAGACCTTGGTGCAGATCACCACCCCGTCACGCGGCTCGCCGGCGAGGGCCCTGCCCAGGAGCTCCTCCGAACGCCCCATCCCGTAGATGTCCGCGGTGTCGAACGTCGTGATGCCCTCGTCCAGCGCCGTGCGCAGACAGGCGAGCACCGTCCCGTCGGGTGTGCTGTCCTGCGGATAGAGCAGATTGCCGAAGACGATCTCGCTGATGCGCAGTCCGCTGCGCCCCAGGTACCGGTGTTCCATCGTCGTCCTACCTCCCGTCCTGGGTCCCGAACCACCGGGCCAGCGCCTCGCGCAGCCCGCGTTCGGTCCCGTCGTCCGCCGCCCAGGCCACATGGCCGTCGGGCCGCACGAGCAGCGCCCCGGCGGGCGCTGCCTCCGGGCATCGCGCCCGGACCACGTCGATGCGGTGTTGCCAGGGGCGGGCGGCCTTGGCCGGTGTCCCGCCCTCGGTCAGGTCGAGGAGCACTCCGCGTCCCGTGTGCAGCAGTTCCGCCAGACGGCTGCGCCCGTGCTCACCTTCGAGGACGAGGTCCGGGGCGAACAGTCCGTCCAGCGGGTGCCGTGGCTCCGGATCACCTCCGCCCTCCGGCGTCCCGCTTTCCTCCGCCGCACCGCCGTACCGGACGTCGACTCCGTTGAGCGCGGCGGTCAGGAGCCGGTTGGTGTCCTGGAGCCCGAGCAGTTCCTCGAAGACCGCCCGCAGGGCTGTCACATGGTGCTCGTCCGGGTTCATCAGCGCGAGCTGGGCGCGGGTGTACAGCAGCACCCGCTCCCCGGCCCGGTGGCGTTCCTCGTGGTACGAGTCGAGGAGTCCCTCCGGTGCCCATCCGTTGATCTCCGCCGCGAGCTTCCAGCCGAGGTTCATGGCGTCGTGGACGCCGGTGTTCAGGCCCTGCCCGCCGATCGGGAAGTGGATGTGGGCGGCGTCCCCGGCGAGGAGGACCCGCCCGGAGCGGTACCGCTCGGCCTGCCGGGTGGCGTCACTGAACCGGGACATCCACGACACCGGTTCCGTGAGGCCGAGTTCCCGTCCGTACACCCGGCGGACTCCGGCCCGCAGTTCCTCCAGGGTCACCGGATCCTGTGGGGACGGATGCTCACGGCCGTACTCGATGACCACCACGCGGCCCGTTCCGCCCTCCGGGGGGAAGGCGAGCACGACCACGCCGGTCCGGGTCCGCTGCCAACGGCGGGGGACGTCCTTCTCCGGGAGCGTGACGTAACCGATCATGGCGCTCACCGAGGCGATGAAGCCGGGGAAGGAGATGCCCGCGAGGCGGCGCACCGTGCTGCGTCCCCCGTCGCACCCCACCAGGTAGCGGGCACGCACCTCCTCGTCGCCGTCCGCGGTGCGGACGCCGACGCTCACCCCGTCGGGGTCCTGGCGCAGCGCGACGACCTCGTGCCCGCGCCGGATCGGCACGCCGAGCTCGGCCGCGCGGACGGCGAGCAGTTCCTCGGTACGCGACTGAGGGACCAGGAGGCTGTACGGATGCCCGGTGTCGAGCGTCCCGTGGTCGAGCCCCTTGCTGAAGATCCCGGCGAACGGCAGTCCGGACACCGTGTCCGCGCCCTCCTCGAACCGGTCCAGCAGTCCGCGGATGTCCAGGCATTCCACCGTGCGGGTGTGCAGCACGCCGGCCCGGTCATGGCCCGCCGGCTCCGCGAGCCGGTCGACCACCAGCACCCGGACACCGGCCAGCCGCAGCTCGCAGGCGAGCGTCAGGCCGACCGGCCCGCTGCCCGCCACGACGACGTCGTACTCCATGGGGGTCTCCTCAGTCTCCGGTGTCCGCGCGCGCACCGCGCAGGACCGTCTCCTCGATGAGGGCGACGGTCTCGGGCGGGGACGGCATGGCCTGGATCTCGTCCCGCAGCCCGCGCGAGGCCGCCGCGTACGGCGCGTCCTGGCGGAGCAGCTCCGTCACCGCGGCCCCGACGGCCTCGGCGTCGGCGTGCGCCGCGGTGAGCTGGACGCAGGCACCGGTCGCCTCCAGCAGGTCCGAGTTGAGGCGTTGCTCGAACAGATGCGGCATGGTCAGCTGGGGCACTCCGAAGCGGGCCGCGGACAGGACGGTCGTCGCGCCGCCGTGGTGGATCACGGCGGAGCAGCTGGGCAGCACCGTGTGGATGGGAAGGTCCTGCACGATCCTGGCCCGGCCCCCCACGTCGCCCAGCAGCTCCCGCTCCGCCCCGGTCACCGCGACGACGGGCTCCACGTCCAGGCCGGCGAGCGCGTCGAGCACCGTCGGGACCAGGAACATGTCCGGCTGGTCCGTCGCGGTGGACGTGAAGGTGCCCCACGTGACGCAGACCCTGGGGCGGCTCGGTGCTTCGAGGACCCAGGGCGGCACCACGCCCGGCCCGTTGTAGGGCACGTAGCGCAGTGGCAGCGACGGGCCGGGGGCGTCGAGGCGCAGGCTCGGCGGGGTCGGATCGACGGCGAGCCGGTCGAAGGAGTCGGGCGGCCGTACCCCGTACAACTCGTATGTGGGGCCGAGCCGTTCCAGGACGTGGTGGGCGAGCCACTTCCCGGGGTCGGTAGCGTACACGTCGGGACCCCACGCGTGCCGCACCAGCGGGGCGCCGGCCACCTCGGCGGCGACGGACGCCGCGAAGGCCACCGGGTCCCGGACGACGAGGTCGGGCTTCCACGACTCGGCGAACCGGACGAGATCGGGTGCCATCATCTCCGCGACCCGGTGGAAGATCGTGATGATGGCGTCCCGGCTCCGGTACTGGGCGGGGTCGGTCTCGGCGACGAACTTCCGGTGCAGCTGGGCGAAGTCGACGTCAGGGCCCACGGGTACCGCGGTCAGGCCCGACTTCAGCACGGTCTCCACCACGTGCGGCTGGGCCGCGACCCGCACCTCGTGCCCGGCGGCGCGGAAGGCCCAGGCGAGCGGGACCATGAACATGTAGTGCGACGGCCAGGCCGCGGTGGTCAGCAGGACACGCATGGGAAACTCCCTGGGAAGGTCAGGAGGGCTTGGACGCGATGAGGACCCGGTCGCCGGTCAGGCTCTCCACCCTCTCGGCCGACTCGAACCGGAAACCCGCGCGCTCCGCGTATCCGCGGCACTCCGCCACGGTGTACTCGGATCCGCCGTCCCGCATGATCGAGCAGTTCAGGCTCTGCAGGAGAGCGACGGCGTCGTCGCGCTCGTCCGAGAGCATCGCGTCGTAGACGACGACGCTCCCGCCGGGCCGCACGGCGTCGAAGACGCGTGCCAGCAGCCGCTCGCGGGCGGCCGGGGGCCAGTCGTGCAGGACATGTCCGAGGATCACCACGTCGGACTCGGGCAGCGGGTCGTCGAAGAAGTCGCCCGCCGTGAATCCGACCTGCGAGGCCGTACCCAGAGCCGCCATGTGTTCGTCGAACAGGGGGCGGACCGCGGGCAGGTCGAACACGCCTCCGCGCAGATGCCCATGGGTGCGGACCAGGTGTGCGGCGACGTTGCCGCGCGCCCCGCCCACGTCGAGGAACGTTCGGTGCCGGGACCAGTCCACGCACCGGCCGAGCTCGTGGGCGACGAACGTGTTGAAGGCGTCCATGTGCCCCATCAGCCGCCGCACGTTGTCCAGGTTCTCGAAATCCTTGTGGAAGTCCAGCTGGACCTTGGCGGTGTCACCGCCGGCCGTGGCGGGCGGGCTGTCGTCGGCCGGTCCGTTCCTCAGCACGTCGGTCAGGGACGCCCAGGACCGGTAATGGCGCCGGGCGTGCTGGGCGATGCTCCCGCCCAGATAGCCCGGTGCGTCCGGAACCAGGAACACGGCCGCCTCCGGCTTGTTGGAGTAACGGCCGTCCTTGCGCTCCAGCAGGCCCAGGCCGACCAGGGCGTCCAGGAAGTCGGCTCCGGGCCGGGCGCGCACGCCCAGCCGGTCGAAGACGGTCTCGGCGGTGGCGGGTTCTTCGGCGAGCAGCGCGAACAGGCCCAGTTCTACGGCGCTCTGCAGCACCTTCGACTGGAAGTAAGCGGTGTTCAGCCGCAGGAGGGTCCGGGCCGCCGATGCCGGATCGGCGATCTGCGTCGGAGTGGTCACGGTCGTCATGTCGGGCCTTTCGGTGGGTGGCGTGAGATCCGTGCCGCGGTGCGGACCGGTGGTGACGGCCCGGCCGCGTGGACGGGGGCACGGCCGGCCGGGCGGGTCGGCCCTGCCGCGCCGGCGGGACCCCCGGGCTGTCACGCGGGGGCCTCGTTCCGTCCCGCCAGGTACCGGTCGATCACCGTCCGGTAGTAGCCCGGGGCGAACCCTGGGCGGGCTTCGGCGGGTAGGAGGGCGAGAAGCTTCTCGTTCGAGACGGGACGGTCGCCCGTGACGTGCTGGACGTGCTTGTGCGCCACGGTGCCGAGCCGGGCCTCCAGATGGCCGACGATCTCCTCGATCGGTACGGCGTGCCCGGAGGCGACGTTGACCACGTCGTGCGACACCCCCTTGGCGAGCAGGGCGTCGACGATGGTGACGACGTCGGCCACGTGGATCATGTCCCGCCGGGCGCCGTGGTGCACGCGTACCGCCCCCGCACGGATCTGTGCGAGCAGGGACGGGACCAGTTGGTGCGGGCGCTGGCCCCAGCCCACCGTGTAGGCGAGGCGGAGGACGAGCGTCTCCACCCCGGAGGCGCGGAGCACGCCCTCCATCGACAGCTTGTGCCGTCCGTAGGGTGAGCTGGGAAAGACCGGGCCCTCCTCGTCGCCGTGGCCCCCGGCGCCGTACATGCCGCTTCCGCAGGTGGAGAAGTACACCAGCCGCAGGTGGTCCTCGCGGCAACGTTCCAGCACCTGGTAGAGCAGGTCCGCCTCACGGGCGAACTCCGGCTCGGAGGTGCTGTGGGCGCTCGAGACCCCGGCCGCGAAAACGACGGTCCCGGGGTGCGCGGGCGCCAGGGGCGCGAGCCGGCCGGCGAGGAACCCGTGCCCGACGATCTCCATGACACCTCTCAGACACGGTCGGCGATGAGCACGCGCAGCGGGTTGTGCGGGAGGCCGTGGACCTTCGGTGGTGCGAAACCTGCGGCGGTGACCATCTCCTCGTAGTCGGAGAGGGGGTGGACCTGCCCCTCCGAGGTCCAGGCCAGCATCAGCGCCGAGAACAGGTGCGGGACGGGGTCCAGGTGCGGCGGCTCGTCGCTGGTGCTGATCGCGATGGCGACGAGCTGTCCGCCGGGCCGGACCGCGTCGGCCATCCTGGCCAGCAGCTCCTTCGCCCGCTCGGTGGAGAAGTGGTGCAGGACGTTGGCGACGACGACCACGTCGTACGGCCCTCCCAGCGATACCTCGAACATGTCACCGGGGATGAAGTGCGCGCGGTCGCGCACCCCGAGCTTCTCCGCGTTGGTCTCGGTGACGGCCAGTACGTTGGGCCAGTCCAGGGACCAGATCCGGGCGCGGGGATCGTGACCGGCCAGGGTGTACCCGTAGAGCCCGTGCCCGCAGGCGACGTCGAGTACCTTCACCTCGTCCCGCTCCCTCGTCCCGGGCAGCACGTGGCGGGCGACCAGTTCCGCGATCGGCGGGGTGTTCAGGGTGCCCAGCGCGGCGAAGTCCTCCCAGAACGTGTACGCGGGTGTCTCGGCGTTCACCTCCATCACGGAACCGCCCGAGCGCACCGCGTCACCGAGGCGCTTGATCGCGTCCCACTCGTAGTCGCTGGCGGCGAGCCGCACGGCGTCGCCGTAGTAGTCGGGGTGGGTGGTGACCAGGGTGCTGTCGGCGCCCGGCGC
Proteins encoded in this window:
- a CDS encoding AMP-binding protein; this encodes MRELTDTGALEDRLRARPPAHYVTELFTGLHRWSGRIALRAGKRQVTFDELLAQSYRIARALERMGHSRHEGIVCLTANSPEMVSLRLAAHLLGSRFTALNVNVPGDVTGWRGILAATRPAVFLVDRRGAEVLGEPVPGTLTLGVPEAGCDLLAQAAEESGEPLAPRAREEDIALLVHSHGTTGPRRGAVHRFSAMDVNWRRPEEGALGDFPAGITTLAVSPLAGNAGEVALMLLRQGCTALLMDDFDPGRVLATVEAERITSMYLLSEHLQRLLAHPDVGRTDLSSLRYVPYGNAPVPADTVRRAIEVFGPVLTQNYLSSEIRAITLLRQEDHLAASTSRPELLRSVGRALPEVEIRIRGPRGEPLPRGVCGEVWLRAPHMMSGYWREPAETARVLRGGWLHSGDRGRLDEEGYLYLTGRA
- a CDS encoding aldo/keto reductase family protein, which encodes MEHRYLGRSGLRISEIVFGNLLYPQDSTPDGTVLACLRTALDEGITTFDTADIYGMGRSEELLGRALAGEPRDGVVICTKVFFPAGNGPNGSGLSRKHVREGLEASLRRLGTDYVDLYTAHRYDPNTPLEETMLAFADLVRAGKVLYMGVSEWTPEQIGEAAALAKELGVHLVYNMPQYSALWREPEARVMPACERLGIGVVPYFTLAQGVLSGKYLPGKPAPEDSRGGAELVGGRAKFMRRFLVDDVLERVQRLAGPASEAGLTLPQLAIAWVLRQPGVAGAVIGASRPEQVRENAAASGVELAPGLVERIDEVLGPVAEYGAADA
- a CDS encoding FAD-dependent monooxygenase; translated protein: MEYDVVVAGSGPVGLTLACELRLAGVRVLVVDRLAEPAGHDRAGVLHTRTVECLDIRGLLDRFEEGADTVSGLPFAGIFSKGLDHGTLDTGHPYSLLVPQSRTEELLAVRAAELGVPIRRGHEVVALRQDPDGVSVGVRTADGDEEVRARYLVGCDGGRSTVRRLAGISFPGFIASVSAMIGYVTLPEKDVPRRWQRTRTGVVVLAFPPEGGTGRVVVIEYGREHPSPQDPVTLEELRAGVRRVYGRELGLTEPVSWMSRFSDATRQAERYRSGRVLLAGDAAHIHFPIGGQGLNTGVHDAMNLGWKLAAEINGWAPEGLLDSYHEERHRAGERVLLYTRAQLALMNPDEHHVTALRAVFEELLGLQDTNRLLTAALNGVDVRYGGAAEESGTPEGGGDPEPRHPLDGLFAPDLVLEGEHGRSRLAELLHTGRGVLLDLTEGGTPAKAARPWQHRIDVVRARCPEAAPAGALLVRPDGHVAWAADDGTERGLREALARWFGTQDGR
- a CDS encoding nucleotide disphospho-sugar-binding domain-containing protein, coding for MRVLLTTAAWPSHYMFMVPLAWAFRAAGHEVRVAAQPHVVETVLKSGLTAVPVGPDVDFAQLHRKFVAETDPAQYRSRDAIITIFHRVAEMMAPDLVRFAESWKPDLVVRDPVAFAASVAAEVAGAPLVRHAWGPDVYATDPGKWLAHHVLERLGPTYELYGVRPPDSFDRLAVDPTPPSLRLDAPGPSLPLRYVPYNGPGVVPPWVLEAPSRPRVCVTWGTFTSTATDQPDMFLVPTVLDALAGLDVEPVVAVTGAERELLGDVGGRARIVQDLPIHTVLPSCSAVIHHGGATTVLSAARFGVPQLTMPHLFEQRLNSDLLEATGACVQLTAAHADAEAVGAAVTELLRQDAPYAAASRGLRDEIQAMPSPPETVALIEETVLRGARADTGD
- a CDS encoding methyltransferase — its product is MTTVTTPTQIADPASAARTLLRLNTAYFQSKVLQSAVELGLFALLAEEPATAETVFDRLGVRARPGADFLDALVGLGLLERKDGRYSNKPEAAVFLVPDAPGYLGGSIAQHARRHYRSWASLTDVLRNGPADDSPPATAGGDTAKVQLDFHKDFENLDNVRRLMGHMDAFNTFVAHELGRCVDWSRHRTFLDVGGARGNVAAHLVRTHGHLRGGVFDLPAVRPLFDEHMAALGTASQVGFTAGDFFDDPLPESDVVILGHVLHDWPPAARERLLARVFDAVRPGGSVVVYDAMLSDERDDAVALLQSLNCSIMRDGGSEYTVAECRGYAERAGFRFESAERVESLTGDRVLIASKPS
- a CDS encoding SDR family oxidoreductase, translated to MEIVGHGFLAGRLAPLAPAHPGTVVFAAGVSSAHSTSEPEFAREADLLYQVLERCREDHLRLVYFSTCGSGMYGAGGHGDEEGPVFPSSPYGRHKLSMEGVLRASGVETLVLRLAYTVGWGQRPHQLVPSLLAQIRAGAVRVHHGARRDMIHVADVVTIVDALLAKGVSHDVVNVASGHAVPIEEIVGHLEARLGTVAHKHVQHVTGDRPVSNEKLLALLPAEARPGFAPGYYRTVIDRYLAGRNEAPA
- a CDS encoding class I SAM-dependent methyltransferase, translating into MTEDHVPTVTRQALLTMMSAVRRTGILRAGVELRVFDAVAGAPAGPDEVAAFCGTDPRGMRILLNALAATGLLVKDGDRFSLAPGADSTLVTTHPDYYGDAVRLAASDYEWDAIKRLGDAVRSGGSVMEVNAETPAYTFWEDFAALGTLNTPPIAELVARHVLPGTRERDEVKVLDVACGHGLYGYTLAGHDPRARIWSLDWPNVLAVTETNAEKLGVRDRAHFIPGDMFEVSLGGPYDVVVVANVLHHFSTERAKELLARMADAVRPGGQLVAIAISTSDEPPHLDPVPHLFSALMLAWTSEGQVHPLSDYEEMVTAAGFAPPKVHGLPHNPLRVLIADRV